The Calliphora vicina chromosome 3, idCalVici1.1, whole genome shotgun sequence genome contains a region encoding:
- the LOC135955556 gene encoding uncharacterized protein LOC135955556, with amino-acid sequence MALATEKDGTINPVVTEWGAIESKLTELVMEHVFANRTGTAPRFDSGEIHRCYRVIKCMDEFSKDFLSKCIAKISGAWEGLSLKLIPAQEIPMRPRARIWLPKMATDAHKLVECLKLQNPDIHMDDWSIIRTAITESGSVELEKAGFKLFFGVRDAKVKVFRPTGTGSGEADEIEAANSLLTEIKLSEPPPKNQQWRLK; translated from the coding sequence ATGGCTCTGGCGACCGAGAAAGACGGCACCATCAATCCTGTTGTAACAGAATGGGGTGCTATCGAGTCCAAATTAACTGAACTCGTGATGGAACACGTGTTCGCTAATAGGACTGGTACAGCACCTCGTTTTGACTCTGGTGAGATTCACCGGTGCTACAGGGTGATCAAATGCATGGACGAGTTCTCAAAGGACTTTCTTAGCAAGTGCATCGCAAAGATTAGTGGTGCATGGGAAGGTTTAAGCCTTAAACTGATCCCTGCTCAAGAAATTCCAATGAGACCGCGTGCACGTATTTGGTTACCGAAGATGGCAACCGATGCGCATAAGTTGGTGGAGTGTCTGAAGCTACAGAACCCCGACATCCACATGGATGACTGGTCCATCATCCGCACCGCCATCACTGAATCGGGCTCTGTCGAGCTTGAGAAGGCGGGCTTTAAGCTGTTCTTCGGAGTGAGGGACGCCAAGGTAAAGGTGTTCAGGCCTACAGGTACGGGTAGCGGTGAAGCGGATGAGATTGAAGCTGCAAACTCTCTGCTCACAGAAATAAAGCTCTCCGAACCCCCCCCCAAAAACCAACAATGGCGCTTAAAATAG